The following is a genomic window from Crossiella equi.
AGCAGGGCGACGGCCGCGGTGAAGCGGACGAGCCGGGTGCGGACAGACTTCTGGACAGCACGGTGCTGCGACATGTGCGGTGTTTCCCCCCTTGGCCGACTCTCGGCCAAACCGCCCAACACCGTTTCACACCACCCGCGACCAGGTCAAAAGTGATGGCGATCACTGCTGTGCCTGGTCAGAGGGGTGATGCGGGCCCTGGTCCTGGGCCGGATGAGCGTGCGGGAGACCGCCGCCCGGCTCGGCATCCCGGAGGGCCGTGCTCGCGCGGGACGCCGCCGGGATGGCCGCCTGAGCGTGGCGACACTCGGTGCCGCGGGCACCGGGGTCTACGCGGTGTCCGGCTGGCGGGGCTGACCGCCGGTGCTCAGGAAGCGCCGCTGGTAACGGGACGGCGAGAGCGACAGCCGCGCCACGAACACCCGGCGCAGCGCCTCCGGCGTGCCGTAACCGGCCAGCTGCGCGGTTCTCGTCACCGAGTGCCCGGCGTCCAGGAGCGCCTTGGCCAGGTCGAAGCGCACCAGCTCCACGTACTTCGCCGGGGTGGTGCCGAGCTCCTCGCGGAACAGGCGGGTGAGGTGGCGCGGGCTGAGGTTGGCCAGCTCGGCGAGGCGGTCCAGGGGGAAGGCGGCGGCCGGGTCGGCCTGGACCGCGTCGGTGACCAGCTTGAGCACCGGGGTGCGCGGGGACGGGGCGAGCAGGGCGGCGGAGAACTGGGACTGGCCGCCCGCGCGTTGCATGTACACCACCAGGGACTTGGCCACCGCGCGCGCCAGGTCCGGGCCGTGGTCGGCCTCCAGGAGGGCCAGGGCCAGGTCGATGCCCGCGGTGACCCCGGCGGAGGTGTAGGTCCGGCCGTCCCGCACGAAGATCGCGTCCGGCTGCACCCGCGTGGCCGGGTGGCGGGTGGCCAGCGCACGGGTGTGCTTCCAGTGCGTGGTGGCGCGCTTGCCGTCCAGCAGGCCCGCCGCGCCCAGGACGAACGCGCCGGTGCAGATCGAGGCCAGTCGGGTGCTGGCCGCCGCCAGGGCGCGGGCGGCGGCGACCAGCTCCGGGGACACCGGGGTGGCCGGGAAGACCTCGCCGCCCGCGACCAGCGCCGTGTCCAGGGGGCCCAGGTCGGCCGGGGCGCCGTCCACCGGGACGCGCATGCCGATCGAGGAGCGCACGTCCGCGCCGTCCGGGGACACCAGGCGGACGCGGTAGGCCGCGCCGGACAGGCCCGCCTCGGCGAACACCTCGGCCGGGCCCGCCACGTCCAGCAGCTTCACCCCGTCGAAGACCAGGAACCCGATCTCACGCACCACCCGGCCAGTAAAGCCCAGTCCACAGTGGAGCGGTACGGCAGAGCGGTGGCCGGGGGCGCGGTC
Proteins encoded in this region:
- a CDS encoding GlxA family transcriptional regulator, encoding MVREIGFLVFDGVKLLDVAGPAEVFAEAGLSGAAYRVRLVSPDGADVRSSIGMRVPVDGAPADLGPLDTALVAGGEVFPATPVSPELVAAARALAAASTRLASICTGAFVLGAAGLLDGKRATTHWKHTRALATRHPATRVQPDAIFVRDGRTYTSAGVTAGIDLALALLEADHGPDLARAVAKSLVVYMQRAGGQSQFSAALLAPSPRTPVLKLVTDAVQADPAAAFPLDRLAELANLSPRHLTRLFREELGTTPAKYVELVRFDLAKALLDAGHSVTRTAQLAGYGTPEALRRVFVARLSLSPSRYQRRFLSTGGQPRQPDTA